In one Chloroflexota bacterium genomic region, the following are encoded:
- a CDS encoding D-tyrosyl-tRNA(Tyr) deacylase: MKAVLQRVSGASVRVDGREVAAISRGLLVLAGAADGDSDDDVDWLAQKIVNLRIFDRDGKFQRSLIDCGAQVLLVSQFTLLGSTRKGRRPSFGGAAAPELARRLLERLAARIADLGPEVATGEFGANMEVELINDGPVTILLDSRERLEPRRAGPR, from the coding sequence ATGAAGGCGGTGCTGCAGCGGGTATCCGGCGCTAGCGTCCGGGTGGATGGCCGCGAGGTCGCGGCCATATCGCGCGGTCTGCTGGTGCTGGCCGGAGCGGCCGACGGCGACAGCGATGACGATGTCGACTGGCTGGCGCAAAAGATCGTTAATCTGCGCATCTTCGATCGCGACGGCAAATTCCAACGCTCGCTGATCGACTGCGGCGCCCAGGTGCTGCTGGTTTCGCAGTTCACCCTGCTGGGCTCGACCCGCAAGGGTCGGCGTCCGAGTTTTGGCGGGGCGGCGGCCCCGGAACTGGCCCGGAGACTGCTGGAGCGCCTGGCCGCCAGAATCGCGGATCTGGGCCCGGAGGTTGCCACCGGCGAATTCGGGGCCAATATGGAGGTGGAGTTGATTAACGACGGACCGGTCACCATCCTGCTCGACAGCCGCGAACGCCTCGAGCCCCGCCGGGCGGGACCGCGGTGA
- a CDS encoding FmdB family transcriptional regulator, with protein sequence MPTYQYACDACGAGSEVRQRFADDPLVDCPDCGAPSLRRVIFPAGVIFKGSGWYKTDSRPKPKTSEAVEAKKEAAAKKDSDSAPKSDAAPAKAESASAKSESPTKSTPAGAAAGG encoded by the coding sequence ATGCCGACGTATCAGTACGCTTGCGACGCCTGCGGCGCGGGCTCCGAAGTCCGCCAGCGCTTCGCCGACGACCCGCTGGTCGACTGCCCCGACTGCGGGGCCCCCAGCCTGCGGCGCGTGATCTTTCCGGCCGGGGTGATTTTCAAGGGCTCGGGCTGGTACAAGACCGATTCGCGCCCCAAGCCCAAGACTTCCGAAGCCGTAGAGGCCAAGAAAGAAGCGGCGGCCAAAAAGGATTCGGACTCGGCGCCGAAGTCCGACGCGGCGCCCGCCAAGGCCGAATCCGCTTCGGCCAAATCCGAGTCACCGACCAAGTCCACCCCGGCCGGAGCCGCGGCCGGTGGCTGA